In Phoenix dactylifera cultivar Barhee BC4 chromosome 1, palm_55x_up_171113_PBpolish2nd_filt_p, whole genome shotgun sequence, the genomic stretch ATCAAATTCACCCACTAATAAGGCTTCTTATGAGCGGTGGGAGCGATCTAGTCGCCTAAGTTTGATGCTCATTAAGTCTTGTATCAGTAAGGGCATCAAGGGTTCGATCCCTGATTGCCATAAGACAAAGGATTTCATGAAGGCCATAGAAGAGCAGTTTATCAGCTCTAATAAGGCATTGGCTAGCACCCTGATGAAAAGGCTTTCAAACATGAGGCATAGCAGTTCTAAAAGTGTGCGTGAACACATTATGGAGATGCGTGACATTGCTGCTTGACTTAGAGGTTTAGAGATATAGATCTTAGAGTCATTTTTGGTACATTTCATTTTGAACTCTTTTCCTAAGGAATATGatccttttaaaattttctataaTACATACAAGAAAAAATGGTCAATTAATGAACTCTTGACCATGTGTGTTCAAGGGAAAGAGAGATTAAAGCATGAGACTCTTGAACTTGCTAATTTAGCatttcaaagaaaagaaaaaactcatAAAGAAAAAGGTGTCTCTAAAGAGAAGAATGCTAGTGTCTTTCAAGCGTGAAGGCAATAACGTTGCATGCTTCTTTTGCAAGAAAAAAGGGAATATGAAGAACGATTGTACCAAATATAGGAAGTGGCTCgaaagaaaagataatctaCTATCTCTTGTATGTTATGAGTCTAATTTTGTTAATGTTCCTAATAATACATAGTGGATTAGTTCTGGTACTATAATTCATATTGCCCATATCATGTAGGACTTTTCTCTCCCTAAAAGATTGGCATAAAGAGGAATATTATTAAGGAGAACTCCTCGTTATTATGGCATAGGCAATTGGGACATATCTTAATAGCAAGAATAAAGAGGTTACTAAATGAAGGAGTTTAAATACTCTTGATTTTACCAACCTTGGTACTTATGTGGATTGCATAAAGGAAAAGCAAACAACATGACCACTAAAGGAGCCAAAAGGAGTTCTGAGACTCTACAGATAATACACACAGATTTTTGTGGACCATTTATCCCACTTTGTCTGAATGGTTAAAGATATTTTATCTCATTCATTGATGACCATACTCGGTATATATATCTCTATCCgttatatgataaggctgaggTACTTGATGCTTTCAAAACATATAAAGTAGAGGTAGAGAAACAAaccgaaaagaaaattaaagttATTAGGTCAGACAGGGGTAGAGAGTATTATGGAAGGTACACAGAATTTGGACAGAAGCCTGGGCCATTTGCTACAttccttaaagaaaagggcataatTGCTCAATATTCAATGCcggggacaccacaacaaaatggtgtgacagaaagaaggaatcgtatGCTGATGGACATGGTAAAGAGCATGCTTAGTCATTCGAATATTCCTATCAAGCTATGGAGTGAAGCTTTAAAAACCGCTGTATATGTACCAAATAGGGTTACATCTAAGGCTATTCCTAAAACTCCTtttgagttgtggaaaggatGGAAACCAAGTTTAGGACATTTACACATATGGGGTTGTCCAGTTCAGGTAAGGATTTATAATCCACATATGAAGAACTTAGACCCTAGGACGGTTAGCGGTTTCTTTATTGGGTATGCTGAAAACTTCAAGGGATTCAAGTTTTATTGTCCCGCACACACACATAGAATCGTTGAAGCTAGAAATGCTAAATTTTTTGAGGATCATGAGTTTAGTGGGAGTGGTCTTCCTCGAACCATATCGTTTGAGGAAATAAAGGAACCAATTGGTGAACCAAGTGGGGAATCAATTGGGAATATGGTTGTTTTTCAAAATCCAGTTCCAAATATAATTGAAGAGCAACCAATTCAAGAGCAACCACACCTTGAGGAACAAACTCATACGGAACCTCTTATTGAATCAAGACGATCCCCAAGAATAAGGAGACCAGCAATATCTAGTGACTACCTTATATACCTTCAAGAATCCGACTTTGATGTTGGACCTCAAGTTGATCCTAATTCGTTTTCAGAAGCCATGACAGGGGATCATTTCTCTCTATGGCATGATGCCATGAA encodes the following:
- the LOC120113082 gene encoding uncharacterized protein LOC120113082 — translated: MDLDLVLRVDEPSVPTESNSPTNKASYERWERSSRLSLMLIKSCISKGIKGSIPDCHKTKDFMKAIEEQFISSNKALASTLMKRLSNMRHSSSKSVREHIMEMRDIAA